A genomic window from Caldalkalibacillus thermarum includes:
- a CDS encoding ABC transporter permease, which yields MVGYAVQRLLGAIPIWIAITLITFILMNVIPGDPVTQLMDARGGSMDKKVIEQIREEWGLNDPLPLQYLHFIQGFVQGDLGTSYQTRSPVTDLLLERIPVTAQITFLGLIVAIVFGITIGIIGALKRGSWLDSLVSSFSIAGVSLPSFLIGLILMYIFAVKFQLLPASGYASGELKFLILPSITLGLGVCGVIARITRSSMIDILKMDFMTTAYAKGISSWRVVLLHALKNALPPIMTIIGVQMGFLLSGAVITETIFALPGIGRLLVDGILQRDLPTVQGCVVFITSVFLIINLITDIFCRWIDPRIRLDT from the coding sequence ATGGTTGGCTACGCTGTCCAACGTTTGCTCGGTGCAATTCCGATATGGATTGCCATAACTTTGATTACGTTTATTTTGATGAACGTTATCCCTGGGGATCCGGTAACGCAATTAATGGATGCCCGCGGCGGTTCGATGGATAAAAAAGTAATCGAACAGATTCGTGAGGAATGGGGTCTTAATGATCCTCTTCCTTTACAATATTTACATTTTATTCAAGGGTTTGTACAAGGTGATTTAGGTACGTCTTATCAAACAAGAAGTCCTGTTACAGATCTTTTATTAGAAAGAATTCCTGTAACGGCACAAATTACATTCCTTGGATTAATTGTGGCCATCGTTTTTGGGATAACGATAGGTATCATTGGTGCTTTAAAACGAGGATCTTGGCTTGACTCTTTAGTAAGCTCATTTTCCATTGCTGGTGTATCCTTACCTTCTTTCCTTATTGGTTTGATTTTGATGTATATATTTGCTGTGAAGTTTCAACTATTACCTGCTTCTGGCTATGCTTCAGGAGAATTGAAATTTTTAATCTTGCCTTCGATAACTCTTGGATTGGGCGTATGCGGAGTAATTGCTAGAATTACACGGTCTTCCATGATTGATATCTTGAAAATGGATTTTATGACAACAGCATATGCAAAAGGGATCTCTTCTTGGCGTGTTGTTTTGCTACATGCTTTAAAAAATGCACTTCCTCCAATTATGACGATTATTGGTGTTCAGATGGGCTTTCTGCTTTCCGGAGCTGTTATAACGGAAACAATTTTTGCACTTCCAGGAATCGGGCGGTTACTTGTTGACGGTATTTTACAAAGAGATCTTCCTACAGTACAGGGATGTGTTGTTTTTATTACTAGCGTGTTTTTAATCATTAACTTAATTACTGATATTTTTTGCCGATGGATTGATCCGAGAATACGGCTGGATACTTAA
- a CDS encoding ABC transporter permease has protein sequence MNLVNSPVLKREVVQPKKNEKKRKMRFSLSMIGIGAMGAVVLGTIAVPLFAPYNPNVNDLTQVLQPPSAAHWFGTDHLGRDIFTRVLYGGQKSLIIAIVVQLIAVVLGSLLGLLAGYFSGVVDKIIMTITNIMFSFPGLLFAIAIMAALGPGIANLILALALVSWPEICRLVRAQTLSLKEREFVEGGYALGASTFRILFRYILPNCYGNITVIATLGMASTILAESSLSFLGLGVQPPDPSWGSMINQGKDYMFNAPWFLFIPGAVMFITILGINLLGDALRDYFDPKMKSNK, from the coding sequence ATGAATTTGGTAAATTCACCCGTACTGAAGCGGGAAGTTGTACAGCCGAAAAAAAATGAAAAGAAAAGGAAAATGCGTTTTTCCCTTTCCATGATTGGAATTGGAGCTATGGGAGCAGTGGTGTTAGGAACAATAGCTGTTCCACTCTTTGCTCCATATAATCCAAATGTCAATGATTTGACTCAAGTATTACAGCCACCTTCTGCAGCACATTGGTTTGGAACGGATCATCTAGGCAGGGATATTTTTACTCGCGTTTTATATGGGGGACAGAAGTCTTTGATTATTGCAATTGTCGTTCAATTAATTGCGGTGGTTCTAGGAAGTCTTTTAGGACTTTTAGCAGGCTACTTTAGTGGAGTTGTTGATAAGATTATTATGACTATTACCAATATTATGTTCAGTTTTCCGGGACTTTTATTTGCGATTGCAATCATGGCAGCATTAGGGCCTGGAATTGCCAATCTAATTTTGGCTTTAGCACTCGTTAGCTGGCCGGAAATCTGCAGGCTAGTTCGCGCTCAAACCCTATCACTAAAAGAAAGGGAGTTTGTTGAAGGGGGGTATGCACTAGGAGCAAGCACATTCCGCATTTTGTTTCGCTATATTCTGCCTAACTGTTATGGGAATATCACTGTAATCGCTACATTAGGGATGGCCTCGACAATTTTAGCTGAATCAAGCTTAAGCTTTCTAGGACTTGGAGTTCAACCACCCGATCCTAGTTGGGGTTCAATGATAAATCAAGGGAAAGATTACATGTTTAATGCACCATGGTTTCTTTTTATTCCTGGAGCAGTAATGTTCATCACAATACTGGGCATCAATTTGTTAGGAGATGCTCTTCGTGATTATTTTGATCCAAAAATGAAATCGAATAAATAA
- a CDS encoding ABC transporter ATP-binding protein: MSALLDVRDLRVGYYNNEGITEVLRGVNFSVRKGESLGIVGESGCGKSMTSMAVMGLLKNKGLVAFGGEILWEGKNLLQLKKKDWRQLRGNKISMIFQEPMTALNPLLTIGRQITEQICAHQSVSKKEAEKLAIELLQMVGIPSPEQRMRNYPHEMSGGMRQRVMIAMAISCQPQLLIADEPTTALDVTIQAQILELLSSLREKLNMSLILITHDLGVVANHCQRVIVMYAGKVVEEASKDELFNNPIHPYTKGLLKSVTSLEEKVDRIYSIPGRVPLPGDIKEGCVFQDRCPLAEGRCYTQEPPFVHVEGARKVSCWKYKESSEEVL; encoded by the coding sequence ATGTCCGCTTTACTTGATGTGAGGGATTTACGTGTAGGTTATTACAATAATGAAGGAATTACAGAGGTATTAAGAGGCGTTAACTTTTCCGTAAGAAAGGGAGAAAGCCTCGGGATTGTAGGGGAATCTGGATGCGGAAAGAGCATGACTTCCATGGCCGTTATGGGGCTTTTGAAAAACAAGGGATTAGTTGCTTTTGGGGGCGAGATTTTATGGGAAGGCAAGAATTTGTTACAACTAAAGAAAAAGGATTGGAGACAACTGAGAGGAAACAAAATTTCGATGATTTTTCAAGAACCAATGACCGCATTAAATCCTTTGTTAACGATCGGTCGTCAAATAACAGAACAAATTTGCGCTCACCAATCAGTCAGTAAGAAAGAAGCGGAAAAATTAGCCATTGAACTATTGCAGATGGTTGGAATTCCTTCTCCTGAGCAAAGGATGAGAAACTATCCGCATGAAATGTCTGGAGGGATGAGACAAAGAGTAATGATTGCAATGGCAATAAGTTGTCAACCTCAATTATTAATCGCTGATGAACCTACGACGGCATTGGATGTGACGATTCAAGCCCAGATTCTTGAGCTTCTTTCAAGTTTAAGAGAGAAACTAAATATGTCTCTTATCCTTATAACTCATGATTTAGGAGTGGTAGCAAACCATTGCCAAAGGGTGATTGTTATGTATGCAGGAAAGGTGGTGGAAGAGGCAAGCAAAGATGAGTTATTTAATAATCCAATTCATCCGTATACAAAGGGATTGCTGAAATCTGTTACTTCTTTGGAAGAAAAAGTGGATCGAATTTATTCCATTCCCGGTCGTGTTCCTTTACCAGGGGATATTAAGGAAGGTTGTGTTTTTCAAGATCGCTGTCCCCTTGCGGAAGGTCGTTGCTATACCCAAGAACCACCATTTGTACATGTAGAAGGTGCCAGGAAGGTGAGTTGCTGGAAATATAAAGAAAGCTCAGAGGAGGTCTTGTAA